One Sebastes umbrosus isolate fSebUmb1 chromosome 6, fSebUmb1.pri, whole genome shotgun sequence DNA window includes the following coding sequences:
- the LOC119489820 gene encoding uncharacterized protein LOC119489820 isoform X3, producing the protein MENLLTTLASKKLRTFAAITLMFTYTFLLNRDFECTCKPQRVQCNLYMVLPVFIILLLILLTDRSFKRVCRYLCSCAGCCKPTTRNFWGSFIRHFLKAVLVGLLWVSFVYLDGDWYLCCKNNGTDQAPLACKAKDKITEKEKETIAELRNTSRVIGVSILCGIVVVAFLIPLSRKCCEGQSSCCNRRFLFERLILEEEDDVLKDILRKSAKDQLTEEVKNRIRGGQWEKCFDVALDLINTSARSTISEEQQRLLARDADNQEDQPPGHSTGQVKYHKQFSFSSRQKVVESVQILVGRSPFSCFCISSFLFPSGCVALT; encoded by the exons ATGGAGAACCTCCTGACTACCCTAGCCTCTAAGAAGCTCAGGACCTTTGCCGCCATCACTCTGATGTTCACCTACACTTTTCTGCTCAACAGGGACTTTGAGTGCACCTGCAAACCACAACGCGTTCAATGTAATTTGTACATGGTTCTGCCCGTTTTTATAATCCTCCTCTTAATCCTGTTGACAGACAGATCGTTCAAGAGAGTCTGTAGATACCTGTGCTCATGTGCTGGATGCTGCAAGCCGACCACCCGCAACTTTTGGGGTTCTTTCATCCGCCACTTTTTGAAGGCAGTGTTAGTCGGCCTGCTGTGGGTTTCTTTTGTGTACCTCGATGGAGACTGGTACCTTTGCTGTAAGAATAACGGCACTGATCAGGCTCCGTTAGCCTGCAAAGCCAAGGACAAAATCactgagaaagaaaaagaaaccatCGCTGAACTGAGGAACACGTCCAGG gtTATTGGGGTCTCAATACTCTGTGGTATCGTTGTGGTGGCGTTCCTTATTCCGCTCAGCAGGAAATGCTGTGAAGGACAATCAAGTTGTTGCAACAGAAGATTTCTATTTGAGAGGCTGAttttagaggaggaggacgacgtGCTGAAAGACATTTTGAGGAAATCTGCAAAAGATCAGTTGACTGAAGAAGTGAAGAACAGAATCCGTGGTGGACAATGGGAAAAGTGTTTCGACGTTGCTTTAGACCTGATTAACACTTCCGCTAGATCGACCATCTCTGAGGAGCAACAACGACTACTAGCACGAGACGCCGACAACCAG gaAGACCAACCACCAGGACACAGCACCGGCCAGGTAAAGTATCACAAACAGTTTTCATTCAGTTCGCGTCAAAAAGTCGTAGAAAGTGTTCAGATTCTAGTAGGCAGAAGTCCTTTTTCGTGTTTTTGTATCAGCAGTTTCCTGTTTccaagtggttgtgttgccttaacctaa
- the LOC119489820 gene encoding uncharacterized protein LOC119489820 isoform X7, whose product MENLLATLASEKLSTYVAITLMFTYTFLLNRDFECSCEPQPSQCHVYMVLPVFIILLLILLTDRSFQRVCRYLCSCAGCCRPTTCNFWGSFIRHFLKAALVGLLWVAFVYLDGDWYVCCKNDHSEQQAPLACKAKNNITEKERVIIAELKNWSRVIGGFTLFGIVLVAFLIPLCQWRKCFGEKSSSCNKRFLFDKLILEEEDNVLKEILRKSAKDQLTEEVKNRIRGGQWEKCFDVALDLINTSARPTISEEQQRLLARDADNQDQQEENKPHEE is encoded by the exons ATGGAGAACCTCCTGGCTACCCTAGCCTCTGAGAAGCTCAGTACCTACGTCGCCATCACTCTGATGTTCACCTACACTTTTCTGCTCAACAGGGACTTTGAGTGCAGCTGCGAACCACAACCCTCTCAATGTCATGTGTACATGGTTCTGCCCGTTTTTATAATCCTCCTCTTAATCCTGTTGACAGACAGATCGTTCCAGAGAGTCTGTAGATACCTGTGCTCATGTGCTGGATGCTGCAGGCCGACCACCTGCAACTTTTGGGGTTCTTTCATCCGCCACTTTTTGAAGGCAGCGTTAGTCGGCCTGCTGTGGGTTGCTTTTGTGTACCTCGATGGAGACTGGTACGTTTGCTGTAAGAATGACCACTCTGAACAACAGGCTCCGTTAGCCTGCAAAGCCAAGAACAATATCACTGAGAAAGAACGAGTAATCATCGCTGAACTGAAGAACTGGTCCAGG gtTATTGGCGGCTTTACACTCTTTGGTATCGTTCTGGTGGCGTTCCTTATTCCGCTCTGCCAATGGAGGAAATGCTTTGGAGAAAAATCAAGTTCTTGCAACAAAAGATTTCTATTTGACAAGCTGATtctagaggaggaggacaacGTGCTGAAAGAGATTTTGAGGAAATCTGCAAAAGATCAGTTGACTGAAGAAGTGAAGAACAGAATCCGTGGTGGACAATGGGAAAAGTGTTTCGACGTTGCTTTAGACCTGATTAACACTTCCGCTAGACCGACCATCTCTGAGGAGCAACAACGACTACTAGCACGAGACGCCGACAACCAG